From one Triticum urartu cultivar G1812 chromosome 3, Tu2.1, whole genome shotgun sequence genomic stretch:
- the LOC125544909 gene encoding peroxidase 2-like → MATKLAALVVLAAFLAGPAACDGASICFNGWLRLPTYNAALCRPRPDVQTRQRRPAPSGSGLSSGYYNTRCPSAEKIVTDAVKKAVDANPGIGAGLIRLFFHDCFVRGCDGSVLLNTTNSKNSDTEREGPPNQNSLRGFEVIDEAKAAIEAACPDTVSCADIVAYAARDASYFLSDRKINIQMPGGRYDGRESFSNETDQLPGPFSNLTALQGSFAAKGLTSDEMVTLSGAHTIGRARCLFFSTRFSEMEPAFAAKLRAQCNGNDGTNVNQDDVTPNVLDKQYYQNVVDRKVLFTSDAVLNSTETITQVTENANMTGAWERKFEKAMETMGKIGVKTIGNQQGAEIRKVCWRVNN, encoded by the exons ATGGCGACTAAGCTCGCAGCGCTCGTCGTCTTGGCCGCGTTCCTCGCCGGGCCGGCGGCGTGCGACGGCGCCAGCATTTGCTTCAACGGCTGGCTGAGGCTGCCCACCTACAACGCGGCGCTCTGTCGCCCCAGGCCGGACGTTCAGACGCGGCAGAGGAGACCTGCTCCCTCGGGGTCAGGACTCAGCTCCGGCTATTACAACACCAGGTGCCCTAGCGCGGAGAAGATCGTCACGGATGCCGTGAAGAAGGCCGTGGATGCGAACCCTGGCATTGGTGCCGGGCTCATCCGTCTCTTCTTCCATGACTGCTTCGTTCGG GGCTGCGATGGTTCCGTCCTCCTCAACACGACCAACTCGAAGAACAGCGACACGGAGAGGGAAGGCCCTCCCAACCAGAACAGCCTCCGAGGGTTCGAGGTGATTGACGAGGCCAAGGCGGCGATCGAGGCTGCCTGCCCCGACACAGTCTCATGTGCCGACATCGTCGCCTACGCTGCCCGCGACGCGTCCTACTTCCTCAGCGACCGCAAGATCAACATCCAGATGCCGGGCGGCCGCTACGACGGCCGCGAGTCATTCTCCAACGAGACAGACCAGCTGCCTGGGCCCTTCTCTAACCTCACGGCGCTTCAGGGGAGTTTCGCGGCCAAGGGACTCACCTCCGACGAGATGGTCACGCTCTCCGGCGCGCACACCATCGGCCGCGCCCGCTGCTTGTTCTTCTCCACCCGTTTCTCTGAGATGGAACCGGCATTTGCCGCCAAGCTTAGGGCCCAGTGCAACGGCAACGACGGCACCAACGTGAACCAAGATGATGTGACCCCCAACGTCCTGGATAAGCAGTACTACCAGAACGTGGTCGACAGGAAAGTGTTGTTCACCTCAGATGCCGTGCTCAACTCGACGGAAACGATAACGCAGGTGACAGAAAACGCGAACATGACCGGGGCGTGGGAGAGGAAGTTCGAGAAAGCCATGGAGACTATGGGGAAAATCGGGGTCAAGACCATAGGCAACCAGCAAGGCGCAGAGATCAGGAAGGTATGCTGGAGAGTCAACAACTAA